One genomic region from Euzebya tangerina encodes:
- a CDS encoding ATP-dependent helicase, with the protein MRVAGGDVGSGSAEAPRPFGRGAIVQEGQQAPTHLATAQRVRLDGSALARPQAVIDRLHRAWASRTPVVVELVVDPAELTVQERSTEPVHSHRPTMLFPRERLRHLVWANSLDCRGGAPIWWHAVKAARASGGRVVAGGPADALVVAADGEEVPVWIDGGPRRSWDVEHPVLHREDTQRGTVILPTGAGRVGVGAAPTGLAPDQAAAVQAPGGSVRVAAPAGSGKTRVLTARLQELLGHRQAPPGTVLALAYNTKAAAEMRARSRAGRGSRRAQVATVHSHALAILRRHRPGITVLDERDVRALLGQLIEPPRRANVDPLQPYIDALETVRTALKDPAEVQEDRDDVEDLDRIFGAYRAVLADRNAVDFPEMVYAAIERLLVDPAARAAEQSHAEQVLVDEFQDLTPAYLLLIRLLASPQLQCFGVGDDDQVIYGHAGATPQYLLDFDQLFPGSEDHPLTVNYRCPAPVVRGAVALLDNNAVRLDKQINPGPDAGQNEIAVHRVHTTEQARTAGSVIADALDAGRGADDLAVLARIKVALLGTQADLAGRGIPTRSPIGEWLLQRTTVRAALAYLRLATDDHLGGEDLAEILHRPLRAIPGAMRDTLRRRDWTPQGFGDFCHSTPGRSGRALQRMERDLTALRGRAQRQPTTEVLRYVADVIGLGDVAASLDASAGDQIAASHIDDLDALLQVADHCPEPTAFERFLTDVVRQPDPGGPAVTLSTIHSVKGLEWPHVVVVGAGEGVNPHRLATTPPQIEEERRVFHVAMTRAGDQLTVIAPQTGTSRFVDEMLGKTPLVGASAAARPAVGRATTTQPRATRPKVTREGTGSRRTATATPARPQFRAAPGLALKASGGLEGVVESVTDDGALVRTPRGSLLRVTFGSEVRVDGDFGTLTRPT; encoded by the coding sequence GTGCGTGTTGCGGGTGGGGACGTCGGCTCCGGATCGGCTGAGGCCCCCAGGCCGTTCGGTCGCGGCGCGATCGTCCAGGAGGGCCAGCAGGCGCCCACGCACCTGGCGACGGCCCAGCGCGTCCGTCTCGACGGCTCGGCGCTGGCCCGGCCGCAGGCCGTGATCGACCGGCTGCACCGGGCGTGGGCCAGCAGGACGCCGGTGGTGGTCGAGTTGGTTGTCGACCCGGCTGAGCTGACCGTGCAGGAGCGGTCGACCGAGCCCGTGCACAGCCATCGCCCGACGATGCTCTTCCCCCGCGAGCGGCTGCGGCATCTGGTGTGGGCCAACAGCCTCGACTGTCGTGGCGGCGCCCCGATCTGGTGGCATGCGGTGAAGGCCGCCCGGGCCAGCGGCGGCCGGGTGGTGGCGGGCGGCCCGGCTGATGCGCTGGTGGTGGCCGCGGACGGCGAGGAGGTCCCGGTGTGGATCGACGGCGGTCCACGCCGGTCATGGGACGTGGAGCACCCGGTTCTGCACCGCGAGGACACGCAACGGGGCACCGTGATCCTCCCCACCGGTGCGGGGAGGGTTGGCGTCGGAGCGGCCCCGACCGGGTTGGCGCCGGATCAGGCCGCCGCTGTCCAGGCCCCCGGCGGGTCCGTGCGCGTGGCGGCACCCGCGGGCTCCGGCAAGACGCGCGTGCTGACGGCCAGACTCCAGGAACTCCTCGGACACCGCCAGGCCCCACCGGGCACCGTCCTGGCGCTGGCCTACAACACCAAGGCAGCCGCTGAGATGCGGGCCCGGAGTCGGGCCGGACGCGGCAGCCGCCGCGCCCAGGTGGCCACAGTTCACTCACACGCGCTGGCGATACTGCGGCGCCATCGGCCAGGGATCACCGTCCTCGACGAGCGCGATGTCAGAGCCCTGCTCGGGCAGCTGATCGAGCCACCTCGGCGCGCCAACGTCGACCCCCTCCAGCCCTACATCGATGCGCTGGAGACCGTCCGGACAGCGCTGAAGGACCCGGCGGAGGTCCAGGAGGACCGCGACGACGTCGAGGACCTCGACCGCATCTTCGGGGCCTATCGGGCCGTCCTGGCCGACCGCAACGCCGTCGACTTCCCGGAGATGGTCTACGCCGCCATCGAACGCCTGCTGGTCGATCCTGCGGCCCGAGCCGCCGAGCAGTCCCACGCCGAGCAGGTCCTGGTGGACGAGTTCCAGGACCTCACCCCCGCCTACCTGCTCCTCATCAGACTGCTGGCCAGCCCGCAGCTGCAGTGCTTCGGGGTTGGCGACGACGACCAGGTCATCTACGGCCACGCGGGCGCCACGCCGCAGTACCTGCTGGACTTCGATCAGCTCTTCCCCGGCTCTGAGGACCACCCCCTCACCGTCAACTATCGCTGCCCCGCCCCGGTGGTCCGCGGTGCCGTGGCCTTGCTGGACAACAACGCCGTGCGGCTGGACAAGCAGATCAATCCAGGCCCCGACGCCGGCCAGAACGAGATCGCAGTGCACCGGGTCCACACCACCGAGCAGGCCAGGACAGCAGGATCGGTCATCGCGGATGCGCTGGATGCCGGCAGAGGTGCAGACGACCTCGCCGTGCTGGCCCGCATCAAGGTTGCGCTGCTCGGCACGCAAGCCGACCTCGCCGGTCGCGGGATCCCCACCCGCAGTCCCATCGGGGAGTGGCTGTTGCAACGTACGACGGTCCGGGCGGCCCTGGCCTACCTCCGACTGGCGACAGACGACCACCTCGGTGGAGAGGACCTGGCAGAGATCCTCCACCGGCCCCTTCGTGCCATCCCCGGTGCCATGCGCGACACGCTTCGCCGCCGCGACTGGACTCCCCAGGGCTTCGGCGACTTCTGTCACAGCACCCCAGGCCGATCTGGACGGGCGCTCCAACGCATGGAACGGGATCTCACAGCCCTCCGCGGCCGAGCCCAGCGGCAACCGACGACGGAGGTGCTGCGGTACGTCGCAGACGTCATTGGCCTTGGAGATGTCGCTGCATCGCTGGACGCCTCCGCGGGAGATCAGATCGCCGCCAGCCACATCGACGACCTCGATGCCCTGCTGCAGGTCGCCGACCACTGCCCCGAGCCGACTGCGTTCGAGCGATTTCTCACCGACGTCGTCCGGCAGCCCGATCCCGGTGGTCCAGCCGTGACCCTGTCCACCATCCACAGCGTGAAGGGGCTGGAGTGGCCACACGTCGTCGTGGTGGGGGCGGGCGAAGGGGTCAACCCGCATCGCCTGGCCACGACGCCACCGCAGATCGAGGAAGAACGACGTGTCTTCCACGTCGCCATGACCCGTGCGGGTGACCAACTGACCGTCATCGCGCCACAGACCGGAACGTCCCGCTTCGTGGACGAGATGCTCGGCAAGACCCCACTGGTGGGGGCCTCGGCTGCGGCTCGCCCAGCCGTGGGACGCGCGACGACGACCCAGCCCAGGGCCACCCGGCCCAAGGTGACCCGGGAGGGGACCGGCAGCCGGCGCACCGCAACCGCCACACCCGCGCGCCCACAGTTCCGGGCAGCACCAGGACTGGCCCTCAAGGCCTCCGGCGGTCTGGAAGGGGTCGTCGAGTCCGTCACCGACGACGGGGCACTGGTCCGCACACCGCGTGGTTCCCTGCTGCGAGTCACCTTCGGCAGCGAGGTCCGCGTCGACGGTGACTTCGGCACCCTGACGCGCCCCACCTAG
- a CDS encoding PspC domain-containing protein, with the protein MSTATAPTTSRRLYRSTRDSRLGGVCGGLAEMMGWDPTTVRLVAVLSLLLPGPQAIIYLAAWAIIPTDATVFGWNDRPSGYQPNGAPPHPPAPSMPTPPAQASPAPAAHADAVVDEAAQAQEEARAEVEAADVTNHVGADTDASHDAGADTAGTDTDGPTA; encoded by the coding sequence ATGTCAACCGCCACCGCCCCTACGACCTCCCGTCGCCTGTACCGCTCCACTCGTGACTCCCGTCTGGGCGGGGTCTGCGGCGGCTTGGCGGAGATGATGGGCTGGGACCCGACGACCGTTCGTCTGGTCGCCGTCCTCTCGCTCCTGCTGCCCGGCCCCCAGGCCATCATCTACCTGGCCGCCTGGGCGATCATCCCCACCGACGCCACGGTGTTCGGCTGGAACGACCGGCCGTCGGGCTACCAACCGAACGGCGCTCCGCCACACCCGCCGGCCCCGTCGATGCCGACCCCGCCGGCGCAGGCGTCTCCCGCTCCGGCTGCTCACGCCGACGCCGTCGTCGACGAGGCGGCTCAGGCACAGGAGGAGGCGCGCGCGGAGGTCGAGGCGGCGGACGTGACCAACCACGTGGGGGCTGACACCGACGCCTCCCACGACGCAGGTGCTGACACCGCAGGCACCGACACCGACGGCCCCACGGCCTAG
- a CDS encoding DEAD/DEAH box helicase, giving the protein MPALMLRPWQQRALTTLQAHPHPDFLAVATPGAGKTTFALAAISRELLQRPAPAVVVAPTAHLKVQWADAAARLGLHLNPAWQTGEPFGADMHGIVTTYQQVASAAGELRARSAGGVVVLDEIHHAGDDRAWGDGVATAFADTRRRIGLSGTPFRSDTQAIPFVRYDLDEAMPDVEYGYADALADGVVRPVYFPRVEGDMEWVSPDGSHHAASFADELDRTLSAQRLRTALSLDGEWLPAVLTRANQSLMRLRQHQADAGGLAITMDTEHARGVARILRERCGVEAVVTTSEDPDASAKIGAFAGSSAPWIVAVRMVSEGVDIPRLRVGVFATNTSTELFFRQAVGRLVRVTPETRGQRSMMFLPDDPRLRAHALGIAEARRHLLRRREDDGAEAEEVEDPLAGLVADGEQISLFQAVASTATTDTEEPEWFDTSAFPQSDQVGVPLELLPPPTPGGVVHAIDEGASGPAPRHLTKTQMRQRNADLARVLARRAGLNHRSVNAELNKQSGISRISDATVADLERRLAVGEKWLARL; this is encoded by the coding sequence GTGCCTGCTCTCATGCTCCGCCCCTGGCAACAACGTGCGCTCACCACCCTGCAGGCACATCCCCACCCCGACTTCCTGGCCGTGGCCACGCCTGGCGCCGGGAAGACCACGTTCGCCCTCGCCGCAATCAGCCGCGAATTGCTGCAGCGGCCCGCACCTGCGGTGGTGGTGGCGCCCACCGCACATCTGAAGGTGCAGTGGGCGGACGCCGCGGCCCGGCTTGGCCTGCACCTCAATCCGGCCTGGCAGACCGGCGAACCGTTCGGGGCCGACATGCACGGCATCGTCACCACCTATCAGCAGGTGGCCAGCGCGGCCGGCGAGCTGCGCGCGCGCTCCGCTGGCGGCGTGGTCGTCCTCGACGAGATCCATCACGCGGGCGATGACCGAGCCTGGGGGGACGGGGTCGCCACGGCCTTCGCCGACACCCGTCGCCGCATCGGGCTGTCGGGTACGCCGTTCCGGTCCGATACGCAGGCCATCCCCTTCGTGCGCTACGACCTCGACGAGGCCATGCCGGATGTCGAGTACGGCTACGCCGATGCCCTGGCCGACGGCGTGGTCCGACCTGTCTACTTCCCTCGCGTGGAGGGGGACATGGAGTGGGTGTCGCCCGACGGCTCCCATCACGCCGCCTCGTTCGCCGACGAGTTGGACCGGACGCTGTCGGCCCAGCGGCTCCGAACCGCCCTCTCGCTGGACGGTGAGTGGCTGCCCGCCGTGCTGACCCGGGCCAACCAGAGCCTCATGCGACTGCGACAGCACCAAGCCGATGCCGGTGGGCTTGCCATCACCATGGACACCGAGCATGCCCGCGGTGTGGCCCGGATCCTCCGCGAGCGGTGCGGGGTGGAGGCCGTCGTCACGACCTCCGAAGACCCGGATGCCTCCGCCAAGATCGGGGCCTTCGCCGGCTCCTCGGCCCCGTGGATCGTCGCCGTGAGAATGGTGAGCGAGGGTGTGGACATCCCCCGGCTGCGGGTTGGGGTGTTCGCGACCAACACCTCCACCGAACTGTTCTTCCGGCAAGCCGTCGGTCGCTTGGTGCGGGTCACGCCCGAGACGCGCGGGCAGCGGTCGATGATGTTCCTGCCGGATGATCCCCGGCTCCGTGCGCACGCGCTGGGCATCGCCGAAGCCCGTCGTCACCTGCTGCGCCGCCGAGAGGATGACGGTGCTGAGGCGGAGGAGGTCGAGGATCCGCTGGCCGGCCTCGTTGCCGACGGTGAGCAGATCTCGCTCTTCCAGGCTGTTGCGTCGACGGCGACCACTGACACCGAGGAACCGGAGTGGTTCGACACCTCGGCCTTTCCCCAATCCGACCAGGTCGGGGTCCCGCTGGAGTTGCTCCCGCCACCGACGCCAGGAGGTGTGGTGCACGCCATCGACGAGGGAGCGTCTGGCCCTGCTCCGCGGCACCTCACCAAGACCCAGATGCGACAGCGCAACGCCGACCTCGCCCGGGTGCTGGCCCGCAGGGCGGGCCTGAACCACCGATCGGTGAACGCCGAACTGAACAAGCAGTCCGGCATCTCCCGGATCTCCGACGCCACCGTGGCGGACCTCGAACGTCGGCTGGCCGTCGGGGAGAAGTGGTTGGCCAGACTCTAG
- a CDS encoding GGDEF domain-containing protein, whose protein sequence is MDDSAVEPMMTSPRVAELVSRVQFGEAAAARREAERLLAAGYGTTDDATMLQVVIALGCMIEEGPEAAVALLQRRLDELDTTDASSAVERGYLIGLRAHMLVVQDQTPLALEDLVTVETLLGALDHTRHVVRMLSMNVGVTYGFLAMYPLAEEHLAPLVEPHGGPWRQADQMLCYLNLFDNSLRWAQELERAGLADGPDDAGFGAHLDDAERWCTAGLALLDDLPTDDMAAWGHLLRRGHILLLAYRHPSAAIGPARSQLMEDLTSETPGHAAAMASALSLALRRTGQTAEGYDVACQAVQLAADADRAVVLQATYQRHLASMALGRSGSVDAHEALRAAHLTIWQGREQDVEHVRRRRELSSLRAQHRDALAEARRDPLTGVGNRRALDEWLQWRPIGPATAFVIDLDAFKLINDRHGHHVGDRVLQLVATALRQAIRDEDLLVRAGGDEFVVACDGREHDPTAMSLRLARSIASVAVLPELPAGSVTGSVGYAVAEVGEETTKLFKGADRMMFERKQPRTDRRRSRSSA, encoded by the coding sequence ATGGACGATTCTGCGGTCGAGCCGATGATGACCAGTCCACGAGTGGCCGAGTTGGTCAGCCGCGTGCAGTTCGGCGAGGCGGCGGCCGCCCGCCGGGAGGCGGAGCGCCTGCTCGCCGCTGGCTACGGCACCACCGACGACGCCACGATGTTGCAGGTGGTCATCGCGCTGGGCTGCATGATCGAGGAGGGACCCGAGGCCGCCGTGGCGTTGCTGCAGCGACGTCTGGACGAGTTGGACACGACCGACGCGTCATCGGCGGTGGAGCGGGGGTATCTCATCGGACTCCGAGCCCACATGCTGGTCGTGCAGGACCAGACGCCACTGGCGCTGGAGGACCTCGTCACCGTCGAGACGCTGCTCGGAGCGCTGGACCACACACGGCACGTCGTCCGGATGTTGTCCATGAACGTCGGCGTGACGTACGGCTTCTTGGCCATGTATCCGCTGGCGGAGGAGCACCTGGCGCCGCTGGTCGAACCACATGGGGGCCCGTGGCGACAGGCAGACCAGATGCTGTGCTACCTGAACCTGTTCGACAACAGTCTTCGCTGGGCGCAGGAGCTTGAACGGGCCGGACTGGCAGATGGTCCGGACGACGCAGGCTTCGGCGCGCACCTGGACGACGCCGAGCGCTGGTGCACAGCTGGGCTGGCCCTCCTCGACGATCTGCCCACCGACGACATGGCCGCCTGGGGCCACCTGCTCCGTCGTGGCCACATCCTACTGCTGGCCTACCGGCACCCCAGCGCGGCCATCGGGCCGGCACGAAGTCAGCTGATGGAGGATCTGACCAGCGAGACCCCGGGCCATGCGGCGGCCATGGCGAGTGCGCTGTCGCTGGCCCTGCGCAGGACCGGTCAGACGGCAGAGGGGTACGACGTCGCCTGTCAGGCGGTCCAACTCGCCGCCGATGCCGACCGGGCGGTGGTGCTGCAGGCGACCTACCAACGGCACCTCGCCAGCATGGCCTTGGGCCGATCTGGCAGCGTCGACGCTCACGAGGCCCTGCGGGCGGCCCACCTGACGATCTGGCAGGGCCGCGAACAGGACGTGGAACACGTGCGGCGCCGTCGCGAGCTGTCATCACTGCGAGCCCAGCATCGCGATGCGTTGGCCGAGGCCCGTCGGGACCCACTGACCGGTGTCGGCAACCGCCGGGCCCTTGACGAGTGGCTGCAGTGGCGTCCGATCGGCCCGGCGACGGCGTTCGTGATCGATCTGGACGCGTTCAAGCTGATCAACGACCGGCACGGCCACCACGTCGGGGACCGCGTGCTGCAGCTGGTTGCGACCGCGCTGCGGCAGGCCATCCGGGACGAGGACCTGTTGGTCAGGGCCGGAGGGGATGAGTTCGTGGTGGCCTGTGACGGGCGGGAGCACGATCCGACCGCGATGTCGCTGCGGCTTGCCCGGTCCATCGCCTCCGTTGCCGTCCTGCCGGAGTTGCCGGCCGGGTCGGTGACCGGCTCCGTCGGGTATGCGGTGGCGGAGGTCGGTGAGGAGACCACCAAGCTGTTCAAGGGCGCCGACCGAATGATGTTCGAACGGAAGCAACCGCGGACGGACCGTCGTCGGTCCCGCTCGTCAGCCTGA
- a CDS encoding SRPBCC domain-containing protein has protein sequence MAVTRYHVERTINAPARAVWDLLTDATSYPDWNPAVVSITGPIELGRTIQLRSIVNPKRTFKLTVTEMSAPNRLVWSDGLPLGLFTGERTFRLDETDRVTRFSMTEEFSGLLAGLITRSIPDMTESFNQFADGLKQAAETSG, from the coding sequence ATGGCCGTGACGCGCTACCACGTCGAGCGGACCATCAACGCTCCCGCTCGCGCCGTCTGGGACCTGTTGACCGACGCCACCTCCTACCCGGACTGGAACCCCGCGGTCGTCTCCATCACGGGACCCATCGAGCTGGGCCGGACCATCCAGCTGCGGTCCATCGTCAACCCGAAGCGGACGTTCAAGCTCACCGTCACCGAGATGTCCGCGCCCAACCGGTTGGTGTGGTCGGACGGCTTGCCCTTGGGTCTGTTCACCGGCGAGCGGACCTTCCGACTCGATGAGACCGACAGGGTCACCCGGTTCTCGATGACCGAGGAGTTCAGCGGCCTCCTCGCGGGGCTCATCACCAGGTCGATTCCCGACATGACTGAGAGCTTCAACCAGTTCGCCGACGGCCTGAAGCAGGCTGCAGAGACCTCAGGCTGA
- a CDS encoding DUF6855 family protein, with the protein MTRDDIEGIGTVDDPWQLTTPPGRSGFEAWREPEGDPAALVVQVGKTQLRYHLSCIEDLHAMLVEDGDWVPLGNADEQKTAAEGTVEAWGRSSDNPVGGWYGLKKGLRGRFANYVPPVLEALGLAEVEHNARNNRMRAL; encoded by the coding sequence ATGACACGAGACGACATCGAGGGCATCGGCACCGTCGACGACCCCTGGCAGTTGACCACCCCACCCGGCAGGAGCGGCTTCGAGGCCTGGCGCGAACCCGAGGGAGATCCAGCCGCGCTCGTCGTGCAGGTCGGCAAGACGCAGCTGCGCTACCACCTGTCCTGCATCGAGGACCTGCACGCCATGCTGGTCGAGGACGGCGACTGGGTCCCACTGGGCAACGCCGACGAGCAGAAGACCGCGGCCGAGGGAACCGTGGAGGCCTGGGGCCGTTCCTCGGACAACCCGGTCGGGGGTTGGTACGGCCTGAAGAAGGGCTTGCGTGGGCGGTTCGCCAACTACGTCCCGCCCGTGCTCGAAGCGCTTGGCCTGGCCGAGGTCGAGCACAACGCTCGGAACAACCGCATGCGAGCGCTGTAG
- a CDS encoding helix-turn-helix transcriptional regulator, with the protein MRAARALDMLLYLQRQGQTTAGRLAEELEVSERTILRDVEVLSEAGIPIYTVQGPAGGIALLDGFQTDLTGLTTDDVRTLFLVGQPRVAHRLGLAAAAQTVRAKLVAALPTVMRAEADRLGGWFLHDPDPWEGHQIPHGELRRVALAITRRREIELTLAAGQPAVRVQPLGLVLKAGEWLLVHQSIQAPAVAVTSLRSLRATRLTSRPFVVPEGFSLDRFWHAHLAEVGTRR; encoded by the coding sequence ATGCGCGCGGCACGGGCTCTGGACATGCTGCTCTACCTGCAGCGGCAGGGGCAGACGACGGCGGGTCGCCTGGCCGAGGAGCTGGAGGTCTCCGAGCGCACCATCCTGCGCGACGTCGAGGTGCTCAGCGAGGCGGGCATCCCGATCTACACCGTCCAGGGGCCGGCGGGTGGGATCGCACTGCTGGATGGGTTCCAGACGGACCTGACCGGATTGACGACCGACGACGTCCGGACGCTGTTCCTGGTGGGACAGCCGCGGGTCGCGCACCGGCTGGGGCTTGCCGCCGCAGCGCAGACGGTCCGAGCCAAGCTGGTGGCCGCACTGCCGACCGTGATGCGTGCTGAGGCTGACCGGCTCGGCGGGTGGTTCCTGCACGATCCGGACCCGTGGGAGGGGCATCAGATCCCGCACGGGGAGCTCCGCCGGGTCGCTCTCGCGATCACCCGCCGACGAGAGATCGAGTTGACACTGGCGGCGGGCCAGCCGGCGGTCCGGGTGCAGCCGCTCGGGTTGGTGCTGAAGGCCGGGGAGTGGCTCCTCGTCCATCAGTCCATCCAGGCCCCTGCTGTGGCCGTCACCAGCTTGCGGAGTCTGCGGGCAACGCGGCTGACCAGCCGTCCGTTCGTGGTGCCGGAGGGGTTCTCCCTTGACCGGTTCTGGCACGCGCACCTGGCTGAGGTCGGGACGCGCCGCTGA
- a CDS encoding DUF4191 domain-containing protein yields MKQIKQLIATFNVVRANDPKMVPIMVGGVLAALLVFLLLGLFVGPLWLWLPLGILVAVLVAAIVLGRRAQSYQLASIEGQPGAAAAVLQSMRGAWEVTPAISVNRRQDMIHLAVGPPGVVLVGEGDSPARLKQMMAKERRRIERAAGDTTVTPVLVGHGNDQVELQRLTVHLTKLKREIKSKEVGPLHRKLEALKSTDLPMPKGPQMRRAPKKYR; encoded by the coding sequence ATGAAGCAGATCAAGCAACTCATCGCGACGTTCAACGTCGTCCGAGCCAACGACCCGAAGATGGTCCCGATCATGGTCGGGGGCGTCCTCGCGGCTCTGCTCGTGTTCCTCCTCCTGGGGCTCTTCGTCGGACCGCTGTGGTTGTGGCTGCCCCTGGGGATCCTGGTGGCGGTCTTGGTGGCCGCGATCGTGCTCGGCCGACGGGCGCAGAGCTATCAGCTGGCGTCGATCGAGGGTCAGCCGGGGGCGGCGGCCGCCGTGCTGCAGTCGATGCGCGGAGCGTGGGAGGTCACCCCGGCCATCTCGGTCAACCGACGGCAGGACATGATCCACCTGGCGGTGGGCCCACCCGGTGTGGTGCTCGTGGGTGAGGGGGACTCGCCGGCACGGTTGAAGCAGATGATGGCGAAGGAGCGGCGACGCATCGAGCGGGCCGCCGGAGACACGACGGTCACGCCGGTGCTGGTCGGCCACGGCAACGATCAGGTCGAGTTGCAGCGTCTGACGGTCCACCTCACCAAGCTGAAGCGGGAGATCAAGTCGAAGGAGGTCGGCCCACTCCACCGCAAGTTGGAGGCGCTGAAGAGCACCGACCTTCCGATGCCGAAGGGCCCGCAGATGCGGCGGGCGCCGAAGAAGTACCGCTAG
- a CDS encoding DM13 domain-containing protein, whose amino-acid sequence MSTTSKTVIAIGGLLALAIAYWLISPLFIDNEVDEAFPLSAQADVPDDMTQEEVEAEMEAAAGSDVEEVEAMPAGDPVATVQGAFAGADAAHQGQGDATIYDLGDGSHVLRFEDFEVTNGPDLHVYLAPLDANGVPSLESGAVDLGQLKGNIGDQNYTIPADFDLDQPLGVVIYCQPFHVTFATAALS is encoded by the coding sequence ATGAGCACCACATCCAAGACCGTGATCGCCATCGGTGGCCTCCTCGCCCTCGCCATCGCCTACTGGCTGATCAGCCCGCTGTTCATCGACAACGAGGTCGATGAGGCCTTCCCGCTGTCCGCCCAGGCCGATGTCCCGGACGACATGACGCAGGAGGAGGTGGAGGCCGAGATGGAGGCCGCGGCAGGATCAGACGTCGAAGAGGTCGAGGCCATGCCGGCGGGTGACCCGGTCGCCACCGTGCAGGGCGCCTTCGCCGGCGCCGACGCAGCACACCAAGGCCAGGGCGATGCCACCATCTACGACCTCGGTGATGGCAGCCACGTCCTCCGATTCGAGGACTTCGAGGTCACCAACGGGCCTGACCTGCACGTCTATTTGGCCCCTCTTGATGCAAACGGAGTGCCTAGTCTCGAGAGCGGTGCGGTCGATCTGGGACAGCTCAAGGGCAACATCGGTGACCAGAACTACACGATTCCGGCCGATTTCGACCTCGATCAGCCCCTAGGAGTAGTCATTTATTGCCAGCCTTTCCACGTGACGTTCGCGACCGCTGCGCTCAGCTGA